The proteins below come from a single Oscillospiraceae bacterium genomic window:
- the rsmI gene encoding 16S rRNA (cytidine(1402)-2'-O)-methyltransferase, with translation MPGTLYLVATPIGNLDDMPPRVAATFGMADFIAAEDTRVTLRLLNHLGLKKPMVSYYEHALHHGEAILNRIEAGENCALCSDAGMPCISDPGEQIVREAHARGIRVVPIPAASACVTALAASGQPTARFVFEGFLPVPKRDRRERLTFLQNETRTMIFYEAPHKLRGTLEDLAAAFGADRPVSLCRELTKLHEEIKKTTLGEAVAYYKENDPRGEYVLVLAGADPAAVADAAAPTLEQAVAAARALQADGLPPAAAAKQAAAGTPFSKGEVYRQLING, from the coding sequence TTGCCCGGAACTTTATATCTTGTCGCTACGCCTATCGGCAATCTTGATGATATGCCGCCCCGCGTGGCTGCCACCTTCGGCATGGCGGACTTCATCGCCGCCGAGGACACCCGCGTGACCCTGCGTCTGCTGAACCATCTCGGCCTCAAAAAGCCGATGGTCAGCTACTACGAGCATGCCCTCCACCACGGCGAGGCCATCTTAAACCGCATTGAGGCCGGGGAGAACTGCGCGCTCTGCAGTGACGCCGGTATGCCCTGCATCAGCGACCCCGGGGAGCAGATCGTCCGCGAGGCCCATGCGCGCGGCATCCGGGTCGTGCCCATCCCGGCCGCATCCGCCTGCGTCACGGCGCTGGCTGCCAGCGGTCAGCCCACCGCCCGCTTTGTGTTTGAGGGCTTTTTGCCTGTCCCTAAGCGCGACCGGCGGGAGCGGCTGACCTTTCTGCAGAACGAAACCCGCACGATGATCTTCTATGAAGCACCGCACAAGCTGCGCGGCACCCTTGAGGATCTTGCCGCCGCGTTCGGCGCGGACCGCCCGGTATCCCTCTGCCGTGAGCTGACCAAGCTGCATGAGGAGATCAAAAAGACCACGCTGGGCGAGGCCGTTGCTTACTATAAGGAAAACGACCCCCGCGGTGAGTATGTGCTGGTGCTGGCCGGTGCCGACCCCGCCGCCGTGGCCGATGCCGCCGCCCCCACGCTGGAGCAGGCCGTAGCCGCCGCCCGCGCCCTGCAGGCAGACGGCCTGCCCCCCGCCGCCGCCGCCAAGCAGGCTGCCGCCGGGACACCGTTCAGCAAAGGTGAGGTGTACCGCCAACTCATCAATGGGTGA
- the gluQRS gene encoding tRNA glutamyl-Q(34) synthetase GluQRS: protein MTTGRYAPSPSGRMHLGNLMCCLLAWLSAKSKGGQVLLRIEDLDAQRCPRRYADAIIDDLAWLGLAADGPEPPVYQSERSAVYAQYFEELARRGLVYPCFCSRSQLHAASAPHRSDGQVVYAGTCRSLTPAEIAERAKTRAPAWRVRVPDEVIAFEDGHMGPCAENLARDCGDFYLRRADGVFAYQLAVVVDDALMGVNEVVRGSDLLSSTARQLWLYRELGLRAPQFYHLPLLLASDGRRLSKRDGDQSLEHLRTRYSPEEIIGRLAFACGLQDTPAPTTPQDLARTFDWARVPKNDIVLPEGLF, encoded by the coding sequence ATGACGACCGGACGCTACGCACCCAGCCCCAGCGGGCGGATGCACCTGGGCAACCTGATGTGCTGCCTGCTCGCCTGGCTGAGCGCCAAAAGCAAGGGCGGGCAGGTTTTGCTGCGCATAGAGGATCTGGACGCCCAGCGCTGCCCGCGCCGCTACGCGGACGCCATCATAGATGATCTGGCGTGGCTGGGCCTTGCCGCCGATGGCCCCGAGCCGCCGGTCTACCAGAGCGAGCGCAGTGCCGTCTATGCGCAGTATTTTGAGGAGCTTGCCCGCCGCGGGCTGGTCTACCCCTGCTTTTGCAGCCGCAGCCAGCTTCACGCCGCCAGTGCGCCCCACCGCAGCGATGGTCAGGTCGTCTACGCCGGGACCTGCCGCAGCCTGACGCCTGCTGAGATTGCCGAGCGCGCCAAAACCCGCGCCCCCGCCTGGCGGGTGCGGGTACCCGATGAAGTCATCGCCTTTGAGGACGGCCACATGGGCCCCTGCGCCGAGAATCTGGCCCGGGACTGCGGGGATTTTTACCTGCGCCGGGCGGACGGCGTGTTTGCCTACCAGCTGGCGGTCGTTGTGGACGATGCCCTGATGGGGGTCAACGAAGTCGTGCGCGGCAGCGATCTTTTGTCCAGCACGGCGCGCCAGCTCTGGCTTTACCGCGAGCTGGGCCTGCGCGCCCCGCAGTTTTACCATCTGCCGCTGCTGCTGGCCAGTGACGGCCGCCGCCTCTCCAAGCGGGACGGCGACCAGAGCCTTGAACACCTGCGCACCCGCTATTCGCCCGAGGAGATCATCGGCAGGCTGGCCTTCGCCTGCGGCCTGCAGGACACCCCCGCCCCCACGACCCCGCAAGATCTGGCCCGCACCTTCGACTGGGCCAGAGTGCCGAAAAACGACATTGTTTTGCCGGAAGGGCTGTTTTAA
- a CDS encoding acylphosphatase: MSVIRRRWRFTGEVQGVGFRYYARAAAQHLGLTGWVANNWDGSVTLEAQGTRAALDELVPTIERTNRWARIENIETATLPLKEHEYGFEERSGD, encoded by the coding sequence ATGAGTGTCATCCGCCGCCGCTGGCGCTTTACCGGCGAGGTGCAGGGGGTTGGCTTCCGCTATTACGCCCGCGCCGCCGCCCAGCATCTGGGCCTGACCGGCTGGGTCGCCAACAACTGGGACGGCAGCGTCACGCTGGAGGCTCAGGGCACCCGCGCCGCGCTGGACGAGCTTGTCCCCACGATCGAGCGCACCAACCGCTGGGCCCGCATCGAGAACATCGAGACCGCCACCCTCCCCCTCAAGGAGCATGAGTACGGGTTTGAGGAACGGAGCGGGGATTAA
- a CDS encoding ECF transporter S component, whose amino-acid sequence MKNRTNIRWLTQLALLVAILLVLNYTPLGYLQIGPLSASLLTVPVAIGAMTMGPTAGAILGGVFGATSFIQALEGKSAMGSALFQVSPFGTFVVCFVARVLVGLCAGLIFKALCKALPKKEKLCCFLGGLAAPVLNTAFFMGFLVLIFYNCEYVQNLAGTLGATNAFMFIVLLVGVQAIFEWVICCLVAGAVSLPVRKYLKMN is encoded by the coding sequence ATGAAAAACCGTACCAACATCCGTTGGCTGACCCAGCTTGCACTGCTGGTCGCCATTCTGCTTGTGCTGAACTACACCCCGCTGGGCTACCTGCAGATCGGCCCGCTGTCGGCCTCGCTGCTGACGGTGCCGGTGGCAATCGGCGCCATGACGATGGGCCCCACGGCGGGCGCGATCCTCGGCGGCGTGTTCGGCGCAACGAGCTTTATTCAGGCGCTGGAGGGCAAGTCTGCAATGGGCAGCGCCCTGTTTCAGGTCAGCCCGTTCGGCACCTTTGTGGTCTGCTTTGTGGCCCGCGTGCTGGTGGGCCTGTGCGCCGGCCTGATCTTTAAGGCGCTGTGCAAGGCACTGCCCAAAAAGGAAAAGCTCTGCTGCTTTCTGGGCGGTCTGGCAGCCCCCGTGCTGAACACCGCGTTCTTTATGGGTTTTCTGGTACTGATCTTCTATAACTGTGAGTATGTGCAGAATCTGGCCGGTACGCTGGGCGCTACGAATGCGTTCATGTTTATCGTGCTGCTGGTCGGCGTGCAGGCAATTTTTGAGTGGGTCATCTGCTGCCTCGTGGCCGGTGCGGTTTCCCTGCCGGTGCGGAAATATTTGAAAATGAATTAA
- a CDS encoding metallophosphoesterase family protein — MCKILVVSDVHGRLRDLRWLLAHETADAMFYLGDGLYDLNAALEMCRPPIPYPIYRVAGNCDVNYSEPSEGLAPFGGVLFFYTHGHHYGVKMGSERLAESAGERGADVALFGHTHRRELVRGVGTAATVFNPGSLRDGGSYGVITIKDGHCEFSWKRVPSL, encoded by the coding sequence ATGTGTAAAATCCTCGTCGTCTCCGATGTCCACGGCCGCCTGCGGGACCTGCGCTGGCTGCTGGCGCATGAGACCGCCGATGCCATGTTCTATCTGGGCGATGGTCTGTATGACCTGAACGCCGCCCTTGAGATGTGCAGACCGCCGATCCCCTACCCCATCTACCGGGTGGCCGGCAACTGCGATGTCAACTACAGCGAACCGTCTGAGGGGCTGGCCCCCTTCGGCGGGGTGCTTTTCTTCTACACCCACGGCCACCACTACGGCGTCAAGATGGGCAGCGAGCGCCTGGCTGAATCCGCCGGTGAGCGCGGGGCCGATGTTGCGCTTTTCGGCCACACCCACCGCCGGGAGCTGGTGCGCGGCGTCGGCACGGCGGCCACCGTCTTTAACCCCGGCAGCCTGCGGGACGGCGGCAGCTACGGCGTCATCACCATTAAGGACGGCCATTGTGAATTCAGCTGGAAGAGGGTGCCCTCACTATGA
- a CDS encoding heavy metal translocating P-type ATPase, whose protein sequence is MQRYDITGMSCAACAGHVEKAVAAVPGVASVTVSLLTNSMQVDYTPDADPDATAKRILRAVDAAGYGASPATAESESAELEDTETPRLKKRLIASLCFLVPLMYVSMGHMIGLPLGSVFHGGGWHAILYAGTQLALTLPVCWINRAFFISGWKGVKTRAPGMDTLVALGAGASLAYGLFAIVMICIGLSSGNDDLVMQYRHDLYFESAAMILTLITVGKTLEAYSKGKTTDALKSLMKLAPQTACVLRDGEQVTVPVSEVSVGDLFLVRPGESIPVDGTVTEGLSSVNEAALTGESMPVDKFPGSPVSAATINQNGALTCRAERVGQDTTLSQVIRLVRDAAATKAPLAKTADKVSGIFVPTVICIAAATFLIWLLLGQTFTFALARGISVLVISCPCALGLATPVAIMVGSGVGAKNGILFKTAASLETTGYTDTVLLDKTGTVTTGEPSVVRIIGTRNVPEKFLLSMAAGLELRSEHPLARAILQRADTDKLSYATVSDFTAVPGKGLQGKVAGKVIAGGNADFIGTHCTLPDDLMQAGAEMSRDGITPLYFSLAGRPAGVIGVADVVKPTSKPAIDQMRALGLQVVLLTGDNTATARHIGAMVGLDADHVIAGVLPAGKEAEVRRLQKQGRVAMVGDGINDAPALTRAETGIAIGAGADVALDAADVVLVRSDLADVPAAVRLSRAVVRNIHQNLFWAFFYNAVCIPLAAGVFTGLGITLNPMIASAAMSLSSVCVVTNALRLNTFDPRSAAHDAPPKHKAPARAPAAAPAACPTGSCPVQPAETNDTTEEVIMSKTIHIEGMMCGHCEATVKKALEALDGVTGAAVSHEAGTAVVTLSRDVADADLKAAVEAKDYTVTGIDA, encoded by the coding sequence ATGCAACGCTACGATATCACCGGCATGAGCTGTGCGGCCTGCGCCGGCCATGTAGAAAAAGCCGTTGCGGCGGTGCCGGGTGTGGCATCGGTCACGGTAAGCCTGCTGACCAACTCGATGCAGGTCGATTACACCCCCGATGCCGACCCTGACGCCACCGCCAAACGCATCCTCCGCGCCGTGGATGCCGCCGGGTACGGCGCATCCCCCGCCACCGCCGAGAGCGAAAGCGCTGAGCTGGAGGACACCGAGACCCCCCGGCTGAAAAAGCGCCTGATTGCGAGCCTCTGCTTCCTTGTGCCGCTCATGTATGTCTCGATGGGCCACATGATCGGCCTGCCGCTCGGCAGCGTATTCCACGGCGGCGGCTGGCATGCCATCCTGTACGCCGGCACACAGCTTGCGCTGACACTGCCGGTCTGCTGGATCAACCGTGCCTTCTTCATTTCTGGCTGGAAGGGCGTCAAAACCCGCGCCCCCGGCATGGACACGCTGGTGGCTCTCGGCGCAGGCGCCTCGCTCGCCTACGGCCTGTTTGCCATCGTCATGATCTGCATTGGCCTTTCTTCCGGCAATGACGACCTCGTCATGCAGTACCGCCACGACCTCTACTTTGAGTCGGCAGCGATGATCTTAACGCTGATCACAGTCGGCAAAACGCTGGAGGCCTACAGCAAGGGCAAAACGACCGATGCGCTGAAAAGCCTGATGAAGCTGGCCCCCCAGACCGCCTGCGTGCTCCGCGATGGGGAGCAGGTCACCGTCCCTGTCAGCGAGGTCTCTGTCGGCGATTTGTTCTTAGTCCGCCCCGGCGAGAGCATCCCTGTGGACGGCACCGTCACCGAGGGGCTTTCCTCGGTCAACGAGGCGGCCCTCACCGGCGAGAGTATGCCGGTAGACAAGTTCCCCGGCTCCCCGGTCAGCGCCGCCACCATCAACCAGAACGGCGCACTGACCTGCCGGGCCGAGCGTGTCGGGCAGGACACCACCCTGTCGCAGGTCATCCGCCTTGTGCGGGATGCCGCCGCCACCAAGGCCCCGCTGGCCAAGACTGCCGACAAGGTTTCCGGCATCTTTGTACCCACCGTCATCTGCATTGCAGCGGCCACCTTTTTGATCTGGCTGCTGCTCGGCCAAACCTTCACCTTTGCGCTGGCCCGCGGCATCAGCGTGCTGGTCATCAGCTGCCCCTGCGCACTGGGGCTGGCCACGCCGGTAGCCATCATGGTCGGCAGCGGTGTGGGTGCCAAAAACGGCATCCTGTTTAAAACAGCCGCCAGCCTTGAGACCACCGGCTACACTGACACCGTCCTGCTGGACAAGACCGGCACCGTCACCACCGGCGAGCCGAGCGTTGTCCGGATCATCGGCACCCGCAATGTGCCGGAAAAGTTCCTGCTCAGCATGGCCGCCGGGCTGGAGCTGCGCAGCGAGCACCCGCTGGCCCGCGCGATCCTGCAGCGCGCCGACACCGACAAGCTCTCCTACGCCACGGTGTCGGACTTTACTGCCGTCCCCGGCAAGGGGCTGCAGGGCAAGGTCGCAGGCAAAGTCATCGCGGGCGGCAACGCCGATTTCATCGGCACGCATTGCACCCTGCCCGATGACCTTATGCAGGCCGGTGCCGAGATGAGCCGCGACGGCATTACCCCGCTCTACTTCTCGCTGGCGGGGCGGCCGGCCGGTGTCATCGGCGTGGCCGATGTCGTCAAGCCCACCTCCAAGCCCGCCATCGACCAGATGCGGGCCCTCGGCCTGCAGGTCGTGCTGCTGACCGGTGACAACACGGCCACCGCGCGCCACATCGGCGCGATGGTCGGTCTGGACGCCGACCATGTCATTGCCGGGGTCCTGCCCGCCGGTAAGGAGGCGGAGGTCCGCCGCCTGCAGAAGCAGGGCCGCGTGGCCATGGTCGGTGACGGCATCAACGATGCCCCCGCCCTGACCCGCGCCGAGACCGGTATTGCGATCGGTGCCGGTGCCGATGTGGCGCTCGATGCCGCCGATGTCGTGCTGGTGCGCAGCGATCTGGCCGATGTCCCCGCCGCCGTGCGGCTGTCCCGCGCGGTCGTGCGCAACATCCACCAGAACCTGTTCTGGGCGTTCTTCTACAACGCCGTCTGCATTCCGCTGGCGGCGGGTGTTTTCACCGGCCTCGGCATCACCCTCAACCCGATGATCGCCTCGGCCGCGATGAGCCTGTCGAGCGTCTGCGTGGTCACGAATGCACTGCGCCTCAACACCTTTGACCCGCGCAGCGCCGCCCACGATGCCCCGCCGAAGCACAAAGCCCCGGCGCGCGCACCGGCCGCCGCGCCAGCTGCCTGCCCCACCGGCAGCTGCCCTGTGCAGCCTGCCGAAACAAACGATACAACGGAGGAAGTTATTATGAGCAAGACCATTCATATCGAAGGCATGATGTGCGGCCACTGCGAGGCCACCGTGAAAAAGGCACTGGAGGCACTGGACGGCGTGACCGGCGCCGCGGTCAGCCACGAGGCCGGCACGGCCGTTGTCACCCTGAGCCGCGATGTAGCCGATGCTGACCTGAAGGCCGCCGTGGAGGCCAAGGACTACACCGTCACGGGCATCGACGCATGA
- a CDS encoding biotin--[acetyl-CoA-carboxylase] ligase encodes MNESVIYLPEVDSTNLWAKQNLDKFGPVGAVYSTHQTAGRGRLGRSWTDAPGLGLYYTAVIRVDLVQPATLPLFASLAVCDALRARYGVECQIKWPNDLLLNGKKIVGILCEGAPDGHSIVVGIGINLAQPQSYFDAAGLPHGTSLALQGVPVDTAADPEWLAQYLTDFGFDRALYTYEAEGFAPYRERYKALCVNLGRRVTYDGGAGVATDVDTDGRLIVHDERGDTRVFTGEVSVRGIYGAV; translated from the coding sequence ATGAATGAAAGCGTCATCTATCTGCCGGAGGTAGACAGCACCAACCTCTGGGCCAAGCAAAATCTTGACAAATTCGGCCCGGTCGGCGCGGTCTACTCGACCCACCAGACCGCCGGGCGCGGCCGTCTGGGCCGCAGCTGGACCGATGCCCCGGGTCTGGGGCTTTATTACACGGCAGTCATCCGGGTAGACCTTGTGCAGCCCGCCACCCTGCCGCTCTTTGCCAGCCTTGCCGTCTGCGATGCCCTGCGTGCCCGCTACGGCGTGGAATGTCAGATCAAATGGCCCAACGACCTGCTGCTGAACGGCAAAAAGATCGTCGGCATCCTCTGCGAGGGCGCGCCGGACGGCCACAGCATCGTGGTTGGCATCGGCATCAACCTTGCCCAGCCGCAGTCCTATTTCGATGCCGCCGGCCTGCCCCACGGCACCAGCCTTGCCCTGCAGGGTGTGCCGGTCGATACCGCCGCCGACCCCGAGTGGCTGGCGCAGTATCTGACGGATTTCGGCTTTGACCGCGCGCTCTACACCTATGAAGCAGAGGGCTTTGCCCCCTATCGGGAGCGCTACAAGGCCCTCTGCGTCAATCTGGGCCGCCGCGTGACCTATGACGGCGGTGCCGGTGTTGCAACCGATGTCGATACCGACGGCCGCCTGATCGTCCATGATGAGCGCGGCGACACCCGCGTTTTCACCGGCGAGGTCAGCGTCAGGGGAATCTACGGGGCGGTGTGA